Proteins from a genomic interval of Pantoea deleyi:
- the emtA gene encoding membrane-bound lytic murein transglycosylase EmtA, producing MLKIRHLILSALLLTGCSSEPPHQIVKQRNTPLTQAPPSSVNGTWAMFTEDAASHYGVDEKLISAIISVESGGNPGVVSRSNAVGLMQIKASTAGREVYRTLGRRGQPSNAELRDPAKNIDIGTAYIRILQDSALSGIRDPLTLRYATIVSYANGAGALLRTFSRDRDRAIAMINAMSPDEFYQHVQNKHPAAQAPRYLWKVTTAYRTI from the coding sequence TTGCTGAAAATCCGACACCTTATACTCTCAGCGTTACTCCTGACCGGCTGTTCCAGCGAGCCACCGCATCAGATCGTTAAGCAGCGCAACACGCCGTTAACTCAGGCACCGCCGTCCAGCGTCAATGGCACATGGGCCATGTTTACCGAAGATGCCGCCAGTCATTATGGCGTTGATGAGAAGTTAATCAGCGCCATTATCAGTGTCGAATCAGGTGGAAATCCGGGCGTCGTCAGCCGCTCCAACGCGGTAGGGCTGATGCAGATTAAAGCCTCAACCGCCGGGCGCGAGGTCTATCGCACCCTGGGCCGTCGCGGACAGCCCTCCAATGCCGAGCTGCGCGATCCCGCTAAAAATATCGATATCGGCACCGCCTATATCCGCATCCTGCAGGACTCTGCGCTCTCGGGCATCCGCGATCCCCTGACGCTGCGCTACGCCACCATCGTCTCCTATGCGAATGGCGCCGGTGCGCTGCTGCGGACCTTTTCCCGCGACCGCGATCGGGCGATTGCGATGATCAATGCGATGTCCCCCGATGAGTTCTATCAGCATGTGCAGAACAAGCATCCGGCGGCGCAGGCCCCGCGCTATCTGTGGAAAGTCACGACCGCCTACCGCACCATCTGA
- the ldcA gene encoding muramoyltetrapeptide carboxypeptidase — MISRSVRLISPSGYCHNQPAALQGIARLRAAGHQVENEQVITRRFQRFAGTDAERLADINQLASLATLPDVVLAVRGGYGASRLLASIDYTGLQRRLLNQPLALCGHSDFTAVQLALLAQVGLITFSAPMLAGNFGAATLSEFTLHHFWQALTSPTFEVKWQSETPDEGEWQGTLWGGNLAMICSLIGTPWMPQFDNGILVIEDVNEHPFRIERMLIQLEQSGILARQRAIVTGSFTSTALSDYDNGFDFSTVWQRLRDTTGLPVISDLAFGHDTDTVTLPLGARAELAVRHGQAQIQVTGHPVLRE, encoded by the coding sequence ATGATTTCACGTTCAGTCCGTCTTATCTCCCCCTCCGGTTACTGCCACAATCAGCCTGCGGCGCTGCAGGGCATCGCGCGGCTGCGCGCGGCAGGCCATCAGGTTGAAAACGAGCAGGTGATCACCCGCCGCTTTCAGCGCTTTGCCGGAACGGATGCGGAGAGACTGGCGGATATTAACCAGCTTGCCAGCCTCGCGACGCTGCCCGACGTGGTGCTGGCCGTGCGCGGCGGCTATGGCGCCAGCCGGCTGCTGGCCTCGATTGACTACACGGGCCTGCAACGCCGTCTGCTGAATCAGCCGCTGGCGCTGTGCGGTCACAGCGACTTCACCGCGGTTCAACTGGCGCTGCTGGCGCAGGTGGGCCTGATCACCTTCAGCGCCCCGATGCTGGCCGGTAATTTCGGTGCCGCGACCTTATCCGAATTTACCCTTCACCACTTCTGGCAGGCATTGACATCCCCGACATTTGAGGTGAAATGGCAAAGCGAAACGCCGGATGAAGGTGAATGGCAGGGCACGTTGTGGGGCGGCAATCTGGCGATGATCTGCTCTCTGATCGGCACCCCCTGGATGCCACAGTTCGATAATGGCATTCTGGTGATCGAAGATGTGAATGAGCATCCGTTCCGCATTGAACGTATGCTGATTCAGCTGGAGCAGAGCGGCATTCTGGCGCGTCAGCGGGCGATCGTCACCGGCAGTTTTACCAGCACGGCGCTGTCAGACTATGACAATGGCTTTGACTTCAGCACCGTCTGGCAGCGGCTGCGCGACACCACCGGTCTGCCGGTCATCTCCGATCTGGCTTTCGGTCATGACACGGATACCGTAACGCTGCCGCTGGGCGCACGCGCAGAGTTAGCCGTCCGTCACGGGCAGGCGCAGATTCAGGTAACCGGGCACCCCGTCCTGCGGGAATAG
- a CDS encoding MBL fold metallo-hydrolase produces the protein MKPLYDDLWISTPEFPVEDAVNDLMMHGFMLRHPRGNLLIGRVENLLDHEVLADSGGVIRHYLTHWHESAPGTAVIQQRFSSALYCHSRSLGPISRFAEPDDTFTLPETHFGDFHLLPTPGHTPGSASYLYTSPLGMTYLFVGDTVTCAHDQWITVLVPDSNPAELSQTLEFYRSLRPDVVLMSTTRGHLSWKTVTLQSWLAAIDEAEQHPLDLRQQPLF, from the coding sequence TTGAAGCCGTTGTATGACGATTTGTGGATCTCAACCCCGGAGTTTCCGGTGGAAGATGCCGTTAACGACCTGATGATGCATGGATTTATGCTGCGTCATCCACGCGGCAACCTGCTGATTGGCCGGGTTGAAAACCTGCTCGATCACGAGGTGCTGGCCGACAGCGGCGGCGTAATCCGTCACTATCTGACCCACTGGCACGAGTCGGCGCCGGGAACAGCGGTGATCCAGCAGCGCTTCAGCAGCGCGCTTTACTGCCACAGCCGGTCGCTGGGCCCGATCAGCCGTTTTGCTGAGCCGGACGACACCTTCACCCTGCCGGAGACGCACTTCGGGGATTTTCATCTGTTGCCGACACCCGGCCACACGCCGGGCAGCGCCAGCTATCTCTATACGTCGCCGCTGGGCATGACCTATCTGTTTGTGGGCGATACGGTGACGTGCGCGCATGACCAGTGGATCACCGTACTGGTGCCGGACAGCAATCCGGCGGAACTGAGCCAGACGCTGGAATTCTACCGCTCGCTGCGGCCTGACGTCGTGCTGATGAGCACCACGCGCGGGCATCTCTCCTGGAAAACGGTCACGCTGCAGAGCTGGCTGGCGGCGATCGATGAAGCCGAGCAGCACCCGCTGGATCTGCGCCAGCAGCCGCTGTTCTGA
- a CDS encoding GNAT family N-acetyltransferase — MQPEITDNVTTQDLDEVRLGLKAHNSHFFDVDEIRAIGVFIRDEQGRKLAGLTGSTTGSWLRIDMLWVSERLRGQGVGSQLMQAAEQEAQRRGCRYAQVDTASFQARPFYEKLGYTLRLTLGNYILHHQRHYLTKEL, encoded by the coding sequence ATGCAACCTGAGATTACCGATAATGTCACCACGCAGGATCTGGATGAGGTCAGGCTGGGCCTCAAGGCGCATAACAGCCACTTCTTCGACGTCGATGAAATCCGCGCGATCGGCGTCTTTATCCGGGACGAGCAGGGCCGGAAGCTGGCCGGGCTGACCGGTTCCACCACCGGTAGCTGGCTGCGGATTGATATGCTCTGGGTCAGTGAAAGGTTACGCGGTCAGGGGGTAGGCAGTCAGCTGATGCAGGCGGCGGAGCAGGAGGCGCAGCGGCGGGGATGCCGCTATGCGCAGGTGGATACCGCCAGTTTTCAGGCGCGCCCTTTTTATGAAAAGCTCGGCTACACCCTGCGGCTCACGCTGGGAAACTATATCCTGCATCATCAGCGTCACTATCTGACCAAAGAGCTGTGA
- a CDS encoding Ppx/GppA phosphatase family protein, translating to MRSAALSAVILFCSLLFATTAEADRCQQVRAGLDIGSGTTKIAVARVNVCQLRIEKILYQDQRAVAWNEALAHSPDNQLSPAIAQAGATALRQLLSGAQRFHPERISGVATAVFRNASNGEAVIAQLQQQTGAAISIISQQQEAKLGFLSAKAALGDPGIRDEQLLVWDIGGGSMQMTAWRQAAGKPVADIYQGRLASVTLKNFILTVLKNQPDAASPNPIGSWRPSVLRFVQFYAANDVSPQIRQDVAGRRVIGIGGVHGFSIRNQLPGKPARYTLAALQQVSRQQVWKGDSELSGDYRATDVSNLLLVEGYMQALKINEVTIVEASLIQGVLLQ from the coding sequence ATGCGATCTGCTGCGCTGTCTGCCGTCATACTCTTCTGCTCACTGCTGTTTGCCACGACGGCCGAAGCCGATCGCTGCCAGCAGGTCCGCGCCGGTCTGGATATCGGCTCCGGCACCACCAAAATTGCGGTTGCGCGCGTTAACGTCTGTCAGCTACGCATCGAGAAAATACTCTATCAGGATCAGCGAGCCGTGGCCTGGAACGAGGCCCTGGCCCATTCGCCCGATAACCAGCTCAGCCCGGCGATCGCGCAGGCAGGGGCGACGGCGCTCCGCCAGCTGCTGAGCGGCGCACAGCGTTTTCATCCTGAGCGGATCAGCGGCGTCGCCACCGCGGTCTTCCGGAACGCCAGCAACGGAGAGGCCGTGATCGCGCAGCTGCAGCAGCAGACAGGAGCGGCGATCAGCATCATTTCGCAGCAACAGGAAGCGAAGCTGGGTTTCCTCTCCGCGAAAGCGGCGCTGGGCGATCCCGGCATCCGCGATGAGCAGCTGCTGGTCTGGGATATCGGCGGCGGTTCGATGCAGATGACCGCCTGGCGGCAGGCGGCAGGCAAACCGGTGGCCGACATCTATCAGGGCAGACTGGCCTCCGTAACGCTGAAAAACTTTATTCTGACCGTGCTGAAGAATCAACCGGATGCCGCATCGCCGAACCCGATCGGCTCCTGGCGGCCCTCAGTGCTGCGCTTTGTGCAGTTTTATGCGGCGAATGATGTCAGCCCGCAGATCAGACAGGATGTGGCGGGCCGGCGGGTGATCGGCATCGGCGGCGTTCACGGTTTCTCCATCCGCAATCAGCTACCCGGAAAACCCGCTCGCTATACGCTGGCGGCCCTTCAGCAGGTCTCCAGGCAGCAGGTCTGGAAAGGCGACAGTGAACTTTCGGGCGACTACCGGGCCACTGACGTCAGTAATCTGCTGCTGGTCGAAGGTTATATGCAGGCGCTGAAGATTAACGAGGTCACCATTGTTGAGGCCAGTCTGATTCAGGGTGTCCTGCTGCAGTAA
- a CDS encoding DUF883 family protein: MSGKIEDKVKEAAGAVQEQWGAATGSSEHQVKGAARRYTNQASYAARDAAECIKDQVQSNPAAGLAIAAGVGVFIGFLLGRK, encoded by the coding sequence ATGTCAGGAAAAATCGAAGATAAAGTAAAAGAAGCGGCTGGCGCAGTTCAGGAACAATGGGGTGCAGCAACCGGTTCATCCGAACATCAGGTAAAAGGCGCCGCTCGCCGTTACACCAACCAGGCAAGCTATGCAGCGCGCGATGCGGCTGAGTGCATCAAGGATCAGGTTCAGTCTAATCCTGCTGCCGGTCTGGCCATTGCGGCCGGCGTTGGCGTGTTCATCGGCTTCCTGCTGGGCCGCAAGTAA